A genomic stretch from Verrucomicrobiota bacterium includes:
- a CDS encoding VOC family protein translates to MRVSEILETCLYVGDLDAAEKFYSTVLGLEVTARLAGRHVFFRCGRRVFLIFNPAKTRELGTGLPPHGADGPGHAAFAVTEDELPTWRSHLERNGVAIEREINWPNGGRSIYFRDPAGNSLELASPRIWGIDESELPTR, encoded by the coding sequence ATGCGAGTCAGCGAAATCCTGGAAACCTGTCTTTATGTCGGCGACTTGGATGCGGCTGAGAAGTTTTACTCCACCGTTCTTGGGCTGGAGGTCACCGCCCGGCTGGCGGGCCGTCACGTTTTCTTCCGCTGTGGTCGTCGCGTCTTTTTAATTTTCAATCCGGCAAAGACGCGCGAACTGGGCACCGGTCTTCCGCCCCACGGCGCGGACGGACCGGGCCACGCCGCCTTTGCAGTAACGGAGGATGAACTTCCAACCTGGCGCTCCCATCTGGAACGCAACGGCGTGGCGATCGAGCGCGAAATCAACTGGCCGAACGGCGGCCGTTCAATTTATTTCCGCGATCCCGCGGGCAACAGCCTCGAACTGGCGTCGCCCAGAATCTGGGGCATTGACGAAAGCGAGTTGCCCACCCGTTGA